From the Acidobacteriota bacterium genome, one window contains:
- a CDS encoding bifunctional (p)ppGpp synthetase/guanosine-3',5'-bis(diphosphate) 3'-pyrophosphohydrolase, whose translation MIRFEDLLDKVQGYSPDADLELLRRAYVFSALEHKGQIRHSGEPYLVHPLEVADILADMKLDAVCIAAGLLHDVVEDTLTTPDKIREKFGEDVAHIVEGVTKIGAIPFSSSEERQAENFRKMLLAMVDDIRVILVKLADRLHNMRTLQHMADDKRARIAQETLDIYAPIANRLGMSRIKNELEELSFRFLEPDAFATLRAKVEAKRKPTEGMIEQLTGDLRAKLLEAQVPVISVDGRVKRLFSIWLKLKAQKIDLEQVYDFVALRIVTPSVKDCYAALGIIHQTWSPVPGRIKDFIAMPRPNGYQSLHTSVISDRGFPFEVQIRTEEMHRLAEEGIAAHWKYKEGRVGAGRDEQYFQWLRQLLEWQQDTRDPQEFLSNLKIDLYPEEVYTFTPRGTVKVLPKGSTAIDFAYSIHTDVGHQCVGARVNGRMVPLRTRLKNGDIVEIIRNASHKPSRDWLNFAVTSRARNKIKHLIQAEEKERAVELGKRVFDKEARRFGLNGGKLVEGEAMQKILAEFAAAKPEDLLAQIGYGKVSPRLVLDKIVPQDELKEQAPEHPVLSAVKRVLRTGSEPDRIKVRGADEVMVFRAKCCNPIRGEQIVGYITRGKGVSVHAAKCPNVVNLMYDPERRIDVEWDKGADLAPYTVRLTIEVEDRKGMLAELSQRISDINTNITNMEARTGDQRARIDVTVEIRDMKHLEQVLKAVRGIKGVLNVERSSPIPERR comes from the coding sequence ATGATTCGCTTCGAGGATCTGCTCGACAAGGTCCAGGGCTATAGCCCGGACGCCGATCTCGAGTTGCTCCGCCGGGCCTACGTGTTCTCGGCCCTGGAGCACAAGGGACAGATCCGCCATTCGGGGGAGCCGTACCTCGTCCACCCCCTGGAAGTGGCCGACATCCTGGCCGACATGAAACTGGACGCCGTCTGCATTGCCGCCGGCCTGCTCCACGACGTGGTCGAGGACACGTTGACCACGCCCGACAAGATCCGCGAGAAGTTCGGCGAGGACGTCGCCCACATCGTCGAGGGCGTGACCAAAATCGGCGCCATCCCATTCTCGTCCAGCGAAGAACGCCAGGCCGAGAACTTCCGCAAGATGCTGCTGGCGATGGTCGATGACATCCGGGTCATCCTGGTGAAGCTGGCCGATCGCCTGCACAACATGCGCACGCTGCAGCACATGGCCGACGACAAGCGCGCGCGCATCGCGCAGGAGACCCTGGACATCTACGCGCCGATTGCCAACCGGCTGGGCATGAGCCGCATCAAGAACGAGCTCGAGGAGTTGTCGTTCCGCTTCCTGGAGCCAGACGCGTTCGCGACGCTGCGGGCCAAGGTCGAAGCCAAGCGCAAGCCGACTGAAGGCATGATCGAGCAGCTCACTGGCGACCTGCGCGCCAAGCTGCTCGAGGCGCAAGTGCCGGTGATCAGCGTCGACGGCCGGGTCAAGCGCCTGTTCAGCATCTGGCTCAAGCTCAAGGCCCAGAAGATCGATCTCGAGCAGGTGTATGACTTCGTCGCCCTGCGGATCGTGACGCCGTCGGTAAAGGACTGTTACGCCGCGCTCGGCATCATTCACCAGACGTGGTCGCCGGTGCCGGGCCGCATCAAGGACTTCATTGCCATGCCGCGGCCCAACGGCTACCAGTCGCTGCACACCTCGGTGATCAGCGACCGCGGCTTTCCGTTCGAGGTGCAGATTCGCACCGAGGAGATGCACCGGCTGGCCGAGGAAGGCATTGCGGCGCACTGGAAATACAAGGAAGGGCGGGTCGGCGCCGGGCGCGATGAGCAATACTTCCAGTGGCTGCGGCAGCTGCTCGAATGGCAGCAGGACACCCGCGACCCGCAGGAGTTCCTGTCGAACCTGAAGATCGATCTCTATCCCGAGGAGGTCTACACCTTCACGCCGCGCGGCACGGTCAAGGTGCTGCCCAAGGGCTCGACCGCGATCGACTTCGCGTACTCGATTCACACCGACGTCGGCCACCAGTGCGTGGGCGCCCGCGTCAACGGCCGCATGGTGCCGCTGCGCACCCGCCTCAAGAACGGCGACATCGTCGAAATCATCCGCAATGCGTCGCACAAGCCGAGCCGCGACTGGCTGAACTTCGCGGTCACCTCGCGCGCCCGCAACAAGATCAAGCACCTGATCCAGGCCGAGGAGAAGGAGCGCGCGGTCGAGCTGGGCAAGCGCGTGTTCGACAAGGAGGCCCGCCGCTTCGGCCTGAACGGCGGCAAGCTGGTCGAGGGCGAGGCGATGCAGAAGATCCTCGCCGAGTTCGCGGCAGCGAAGCCCGAGGATCTGCTGGCGCAGATCGGCTACGGCAAGGTGTCGCCGCGCCTGGTGCTCGACAAGATCGTCCCGCAGGACGAACTCAAGGAGCAGGCGCCGGAGCATCCCGTGCTCTCGGCCGTCAAGCGCGTGCTGCGGACCGGCAGCGAGCCGGATCGCATCAAGGTGCGCGGCGCGGACGAGGTGATGGTGTTCCGGGCGAAGTGCTGCAACCCGATTCGCGGGGAACAGATCGTGGGGTACATCACGCGCGGCAAGGGCGTCTCGGTGCACGCGGCGAAATGTCCGAACGTAGTCAACCTGATGTACGACCCCGAGCGCCGGATCGACGTCGAGTGGGACAAGGGCGCCGACCTCGCGCCGTACACGGTGCGGCTGACGATCGAGGTCGAGGACCGCAAGGGGATGCTGGCGGAACTCAGCCAGCGGATTTCCGACATCAACACCAACATCACGAACATGGAGGCGCGCACCGGCGATCAGCGCGCGCGCATTGACGTGACGGTCGAGATCAGGGACATGAAGCACCTGGAGCAGGTGCTAAAGGCGGTGCGCGGGATTAAGGGCGTGTTGAACGTCGAGCGGTCGTCGCCTATTCCAGAACGGCGATGA
- a CDS encoding RidA family protein produces MKELVTAAGAAKAIGPYSPALKVGNLLFLSGSIPLDPVTGQIVAGDITAQATRVMDNIKALLAAAGADFSHVARTTVFMVDLGEFAAMNDVYASYFTAPYPARSTVQVVKLPKDVRVEIDVIAVLE; encoded by the coding sequence ATGAAGGAACTTGTGACGGCAGCCGGGGCGGCCAAGGCGATTGGACCGTACTCGCCGGCGCTGAAGGTGGGGAACCTGCTGTTCCTGTCGGGATCGATTCCGCTCGATCCCGTCACCGGCCAGATCGTGGCCGGTGACATTACCGCCCAGGCCACGCGCGTGATGGACAACATCAAGGCGCTGCTGGCCGCGGCCGGCGCGGACTTCTCGCACGTCGCCCGCACCACCGTGTTCATGGTCGACCTGGGCGAGTTTGCCGCCATGAACGACGTCTACGCCAGCTACTTCACCGCGCCCTACCCGGCGCGCTCGACCGTCCAGGTCGTGAAGCTGCCCAAGGACGTGCGCGTCGAAATCGACGTCATCGCCGTTCTGGAATAG
- the rpmB gene encoding 50S ribosomal protein L28 — MAMRCDICDKGPAVGRRVSHAHNVRPRRFEPNLQTVRAVVDGATKRVKVCTRCIRSGKITKAA; from the coding sequence ATGGCAATGCGCTGCGATATCTGCGACAAGGGCCCGGCGGTTGGCCGCCGTGTCTCTCACGCCCACAACGTCCGTCCCCGCCGGTTCGAGCCGAACCTGCAGACGGTCCGCGCCGTCGTTGACGGAGCCACCAAGCGTGTGAAGGTCTGCACCCGCTGCATCCGCTCGGGCAAGATCACCAAGGCGGCTTAG